The following proteins come from a genomic window of Trifolium pratense cultivar HEN17-A07 linkage group LG4, ARS_RC_1.1, whole genome shotgun sequence:
- the LOC123921198 gene encoding uncharacterized protein LOC123921198 produces MATFMLLPSSSCVSLLNKESYRFCSLASIHSRKSKGFRVRAVKEKTEEIKSSSKNSSSPEEVTQKYGLEAGLWKIFSSKEEGEGQKSKGDQAKELLAKYGGAYLATSITLSLISFALCYVLINAGVDVQTLLQKVGITTDATGEKVGTFALAYAAHKAASPIRFPPTVALTPIVAGWIGKKADKEDK; encoded by the exons ATGGCAACGTTTATGCTTCTTCCATCATCATCTTGTGTTTCTTTATTGAACAAAGAGAGTTATAGATTTTGCAGTCTTGCTTCTATTCATTCAAGAAAATCTAAAGGGTTTAGAGTTAGAGCTGTTAAAGAGAAAACTGAAGAAATTAAAAGTTCTTCAAAGAATTCTTCTTCACCTGAAGAAGTTACTCAGAAGTATGGTCTTGAAGCTGGTCTTTGGAAG ATTTTCAGCTCAAAGGAAGAAGGGGAAGGACAGAAATCGAAAGGTGATCAAGCCAAGGAGTTGCTAGCAAAATATGGAGGAGCATACCTGGCCACCTCCATTACTCTGTCATTGATCTCTTTTGCTCTTTGTTATGTACTCATCAATGCTGGAGTAGATGTTCAAACTTTGCTTCAGAAG GTAGGAATCACTACTGATGCGACCGGCGAAAAAGTTGGTACTTTTGCTTTGGCCTATGCTGCACATAAAGCTGCATCTCCAATTAGGTTTCCACCTACAGTAGCTCTTACCCCAATTGTGGCTGGTTGGATTGGAAAGAAAGCTGATAAAGAAGATAAGTAG